The DNA sequence TATCGCGACGGCGGCGCGGCCTGCCTCTCGGTCCTGACCGACCAGCCTTTCTTCAAAGGTGACGACAGCTATGTCCGCATGGCGAAGTCGGCGAGCGGTTTACCGTGTCTTCGCAAAGACTTCATGCTGGATCCTTACCAAGTCGTTGAGGCCCGCGCGATCCATGCCGACTGCATTCTGCTGATCATGGCTGCCCTCGACGACGGCCAGGCGCGCGAACTCTATTCGACCGCCCGCGAATGGGATCTCGATGTCTTGATCGAGGTGCATGACGGCGACGAACTGGACCGCGCACTTGACCTGGGACCAGGCCTCTTGGGTATCAACAATCGCAACCTGAAGACGCTCAACGTTGATCTCGCCACAACTGAAGACCTTGCGCCCCGCGTCCCCGCTGAATGGGACATCGTGTGCGAGAGCGGGCTGAAGCAGCACGAGGACCTCGTGCGCATGACGCATTGCGGTGCGCGCCGTTTCCTGGTCGGCGAACATCTGATGCGCCAGGACGACGTTGCCGCAGCAACGTCCAAGCTGCTGGGCACGTCCGTCGCAAACCGTGAGTCCGCATGACATGACCGACAAGCTCACCCATTTCGATGATGAAGGCCGCGCCCAGATGGTCGACGTCTCCGGCAAGGCGGAGACCGAACGCATCGCCGTTGCCGAAGGCCGCGTCCACATGCTGCCATCCACGTTGGAGTTGATTGTCTCCGGCAACGTCAAGAAAGGCGACGTGCTTGCGGTCGCGCGTTTGGCTGGGATCATGGCGGCAAAGAAGACAGCCGATCTCGTTCCGCTGTGTCATCCGTTGTCGTTGAGTTCGGTGACGGTCGACCTGACACCCAACCGCGACGACAACACCGTCGACATCCAAGCGACGTGCAAACTGGCCGGGCGCACCGGCGTCGAGATGGAGGCACTGACCGCCGTGTCGGTTGCCGCGTTGACGGTCTACGACATGGTGAAGGCCGTCGACCGCGCGATGACCATCGGCGACATCAGGCTATCCCACAAGTCGGGCGGAAAGTCCGGCACGTTCACGCGCCCCGCATGATACCGGTCGACGAGGCGTTGGCGCGGATCCTATCCGCGTTTCACGTGTTGCCCGGTGAACAGGTCGCGATCAGCGACGCGCATGGCCGCGTGTTGGCCGAAGACACCGTCGC is a window from the Pseudomonadota bacterium genome containing:
- the trpC gene encoding indole-3-glycerol phosphate synthase TrpC, producing MSDVLQKICEEKVEHIARCKALKSLDDIEAAAREVAPAIGFAAALVDKADSGLALIAEIKRASPSAGEIRPNFDPAALAMAYRDGGAACLSVLTDQPFFKGDDSYVRMAKSASGLPCLRKDFMLDPYQVVEARAIHADCILLIMAALDDGQARELYSTAREWDLDVLIEVHDGDELDRALDLGPGLLGINNRNLKTLNVDLATTEDLAPRVPAEWDIVCESGLKQHEDLVRMTHCGARRFLVGEHLMRQDDVAAATSKLLGTSVANRESA
- the moaC gene encoding cyclic pyranopterin monophosphate synthase MoaC — encoded protein: MTDKLTHFDDEGRAQMVDVSGKAETERIAVAEGRVHMLPSTLELIVSGNVKKGDVLAVARLAGIMAAKKTADLVPLCHPLSLSSVTVDLTPNRDDNTVDIQATCKLAGRTGVEMEALTAVSVAALTVYDMVKAVDRAMTIGDIRLSHKSGGKSGTFTRPA